The window TTTCAGTGTGCGTTGTTTAATCATGGCTTGGGCCGCTTCAGCGCAAATTGCGAACTGGTATCAACAAAGGCTGGCGATGATAGCAGACCATGCCTTTGCTGAACACCAATCACCTTCATAGCCCTGATACATTCCATCAATCGGCCTGACGACGCAGGAATGCCGGGATGTCCAGGTAGTCCAGGTCATCTTGCGGATTCATCTTCGCGGCAGCCGCAGCACCGGCCTGAGCCTGGTTGCGCATGACGGTCGGACGGTCCAGATCACGGTAGTTCACCGCTGGCGCTTCCTGACGGGCCGGAGCCGGTTGCTGCACCTGAGCCGAAGCCATGGAGGTGTGAACGGTGTTGTCGATGACCTTTACAGGCTTCTCGATTTTCGCGCCCAGACCGGTGGCAACCACAGTCACGTGCAGTTCGTCGCGCATGTCCGGATCGATAACGGTACCGACCTTGACCATCGCGTGCTCGGAAGCGAAGGCTTCGATGATGCTACCCACGTCGGAGTACTCACCCAGGGACAGGTCAGGACCGGCGGTGATGTTCACCAGGATGCCGCGTGCGCCTTGCAGGTTCACGTCTTCCAGCAGCGGGTTGCGAATTGCAGCTTCAGTGGCTTCACGTGCACGGTTCGGACCGCTGGCGCAGCCAGTGCCCATCATCGCCATGCCCATTTCGCTCATCACGGTACGGACGTCGGCGAAGTCGACGTTGATCATGCCCGGACGCTTGATGATGTCGGAGATACCGCGAACGGCACCGGCCAGTACATCGTCTGCCTTGGCGAAAGCCGACAGCAGGCTTGCGTCTTTACCGAGGATGGTCAGCAGCTTCTCGTTGGGAATGGTGATCAACGAGTCGACGCTTTCGGAGAGCATGCGGATGCCTTCGTCGGCGATCTGCATACGCTTGCGGCCTTCGAACGGGAACGGACGGGTCACGACCGCAACGGTCAGGATGCCCATTTCCTTGGCCACTTCGGCGATGATCGGCGCAGCACCGGTACCGGTACCGCCGCCCATGCCAGTGGTGATGAACACCATGTTGGTGCCCTGCAGGACTTCGGCAATGCGCTCACGGTCTTCGAGAGCGGCCTGACGACCTACTTCAGGGTTGGCGCCGGCGCCGAGACCTTTGGTCACGCCGGTGCCCAGTTGCAGGATGGTCCGCGCGCCGATGTTTTTCAGCGCTTGAGCATCAGTGTTGGCGCAGATGAACTCAACGCCTTCGATGTTGCTCTTGACCATGTGATTGACAGCGTTGCCGCCGCCACCGCCAACACCGATAACTTTGATTACCGGGCTTGCGGGGATGTTGTCTACGAGTTCGAACATTTTCCCTCTCCTTACATTCTCTAGTTTTTTCGCCTACTGCTTTTTTGTCGCGGTGCATCTACTGCTACTGCTTGCCGCTTGAAGCTTGACGCTTCGAGCTGCTTTTAAAAGTTGCCTTGGACCCACTTTTTCAGTCGGTCGAGCAGCGGCGCCTGTGGCTCTTCGCTGCTATAGCTGTCGCGGCTGCCGATGCCGGAGAACGAAACCCCGTCGGACTGCTTTTGCAGGCCGTACATCAACAAGCCAACGCCAGTGGAATAAATCGGGTTACGTACCACGTCATCCAGACCTTTCACGCCATGCGGGACACCAAGGCGTACCGGCATGTGGAAGATCTCTTCGGCCAGCTCGGTGGCACCTTCCATCTTCGAAGTGCCGCCGGTCAGGACGATGCCGGCCGGGATAAGGTCTTCGTAGCCGCTGCGACGCAGTTCAGCCTGAATCAGGGTGAACAGTTCGTCGTAACGCGGCTCGACCACTTCGGCCAAAGCCTGACGCGACAGTTCGCGCGGTGGACGGTCACCAACGCTTGGCACCTTGATGGTTTCACCGGCACCGGCCAGTTTGGCCAGGGCGCAGGCGTAGCGAATTTTGATCTCTTCGGCGTACTGGGTCGGGGTGCGCAACGCCATGGCGATGTCGTTGGTCACTTGATCACCGGCAATCGGGATCACCGCGGTGTGGCGGATCGCGCCTTCGGTGAAGATCGCGATGTCGGTGGTGCCGCCGCCGATGTCGACCAGGCACACGCCCAGTTCTTTCTCGTCATCGGTCAGTACCGAGTAGGCCGAGGCCAGTTGCTCGAGAATGATGTCGTCGATTTCCAGGCCGCAGCGACGCACGCATTTTTCAATGTTCTGCGCGGCGTTGACGGCGCAAGTCACTACGTGAACCTTGGCTTCCAGGCGCACGCCGGACATGCCCAGTGGCTCGCGAACGCCTTCCTGGTTATCGATCACGTAATCCTGCGGCAGGGTGTGCAGCACGCGCTGGTCAGCCGGGATCGCCACGGCCTGGGCGGCGTCGAGAACACGCTCAAGGTCAGCCGAGCTGACTTCGCGATCACGGATCGCGACGATGCCGTGGGAGTTCAGGCTGCGGATGTGATTACCCGCCACGCCGACGAACGCCGAGTGAATGCGGCAGCCCGCCATCAGTTGGGCTTCTTCGATCGCGCGCTGGATCGATTGCACGGTGGACTCGATGTTGACCACCACGCCCTTCTTCAGGCCACGGGACGGATGGGTACCGATCCCGACGATTTCCAGCGAGCCGTCGTCGGAAACCTCGCCGACCAGCGCCACCACCTTGGAGGTGCCGATATCGAGACCGACGATCATTTTGCCGCTTTGCACGTTTGCCATGGGTCCTGCCTCTTCTTAATTCTTTGCGACAGCGGGTTGGGCTGTCGTCGGCGCTACTGGTTCCCGCCAGCCAACAGCGAGGCCGTTGGCGTAGCGCAGATCGATGCGCGCAATGTTCGTAATCTGTTCTTTGAGCGTCTTGTCATAGATGGCGATGAAGCGGCGCATCTTTTCCACCAGGTTGCCGCGTCCCAGCAGCAACTCGATGCCGGGGCCGGAGCTGCCGGCACCGGTGGTCAGGAACCAGCTTCCGCGTTCACGCAATTCCAGGCGTGCGATCGAGAAGCCCAACGGCCGCAGCATCTGGCTCAAGACCTGATACTGCTGCATCACTTGCTGCTGAGCCCGTTGAGGGCCGAACAGCTGAGGCAGATGTTCGTAGTTCGCCAGCTCCTTGGGCGTAAACGCCTGGCCCTGGTTGTTCAGCAACGACTCGTCGCCCCAACGGGCCACCGGCAGTTGCTCTTCGAGGCGGATCACCACTTGATCCGGCCACACCCGGCGCACTTCGGCGTGGGCGATCCAGGGCATTTGCTCAAGCTCGGTGCGCATGCCCGCCAGGTCGATGGTGAAGAAGCTAGACGCCACGTACGGGGCGATTCGCTGTTGCACCGCTTGCTGGCTGATGTAGCTCAGGTCGCCCTGTACGGCGATCTTGGTGATCGGCCGGTCGGCGTACGGCAGCAAACGCTGTGCGCCTTCGTAAGTACCGAACCCGAGCGCCACCAGCAGCACTGGCCAGAACAGGCTTTTGAGAAAACCGAAGTTGGCTTTCGGCAGGCGCGCGGACATCGGCTCTTTGGCCACCATTCGGCTGGCACCCCGCGGCACCGGCTTGCGGCCGGGTGCGGGTGGCTGATGTCTGAGCTGAGCGCCTTGCATCGTCTTAACCTCTAGCGTCTTCAACACTGGCGGCCAGAATGGCCAGAACCAGTTGCTGGAAATCCAGACCGGCCGCACGGGCCGCCATCGGCACCAGGCTGTGATCGGTCATGCCCGGGGCGGTATTCACTTCGAGGAACCAGAACTGCCCGTCGGCGTCCTGCATCACGTCCGCCCTGCCCCAACCGGCAATACCCAGCGCCTCACAGGCCTTGGCCGTGAGATCCATGAGTTCCTGTTCTTTGTCAGCGTCCAGCCCGCACGGAATGCGGTACTGGGTATCGTTGGCGATGTACTTGGCGTCGTAGTCGTAGAACGTGTGC of the Pseudomonas sp. Seg1 genome contains:
- the ftsA gene encoding cell division protein FtsA, which translates into the protein MANVQSGKMIVGLDIGTSKVVALVGEVSDDGSLEIVGIGTHPSRGLKKGVVVNIESTVQSIQRAIEEAQLMAGCRIHSAFVGVAGNHIRSLNSHGIVAIRDREVSSADLERVLDAAQAVAIPADQRVLHTLPQDYVIDNQEGVREPLGMSGVRLEAKVHVVTCAVNAAQNIEKCVRRCGLEIDDIILEQLASAYSVLTDDEKELGVCLVDIGGGTTDIAIFTEGAIRHTAVIPIAGDQVTNDIAMALRTPTQYAEEIKIRYACALAKLAGAGETIKVPSVGDRPPRELSRQALAEVVEPRYDELFTLIQAELRRSGYEDLIPAGIVLTGGTSKMEGATELAEEIFHMPVRLGVPHGVKGLDDVVRNPIYSTGVGLLMYGLQKQSDGVSFSGIGSRDSYSSEEPQAPLLDRLKKWVQGNF
- a CDS encoding cell division protein FtsQ/DivIB — its product is MQGAQLRHQPPAPGRKPVPRGASRMVAKEPMSARLPKANFGFLKSLFWPVLLVALGFGTYEGAQRLLPYADRPITKIAVQGDLSYISQQAVQQRIAPYVASSFFTIDLAGMRTELEQMPWIAHAEVRRVWPDQVVIRLEEQLPVARWGDESLLNNQGQAFTPKELANYEHLPQLFGPQRAQQQVMQQYQVLSQMLRPLGFSIARLELRERGSWFLTTGAGSSGPGIELLLGRGNLVEKMRRFIAIYDKTLKEQITNIARIDLRYANGLAVGWREPVAPTTAQPAVAKN
- the ftsZ gene encoding cell division protein FtsZ, with product MFELVDNIPASPVIKVIGVGGGGGNAVNHMVKSNIEGVEFICANTDAQALKNIGARTILQLGTGVTKGLGAGANPEVGRQAALEDRERIAEVLQGTNMVFITTGMGGGTGTGAAPIIAEVAKEMGILTVAVVTRPFPFEGRKRMQIADEGIRMLSESVDSLITIPNEKLLTILGKDASLLSAFAKADDVLAGAVRGISDIIKRPGMINVDFADVRTVMSEMGMAMMGTGCASGPNRAREATEAAIRNPLLEDVNLQGARGILVNITAGPDLSLGEYSDVGSIIEAFASEHAMVKVGTVIDPDMRDELHVTVVATGLGAKIEKPVKVIDNTVHTSMASAQVQQPAPARQEAPAVNYRDLDRPTVMRNQAQAGAAAAAKMNPQDDLDYLDIPAFLRRQAD